The following proteins come from a genomic window of Brevibacillus antibioticus:
- the rpmE gene encoding 50S ribosomal protein L31, with translation MKQNIHPKYNVVTVSCACGNEFESGSVKQALKVEICSNCHPFFTGKQKFVDAGGRVDRFKRKYNL, from the coding sequence ATGAAACAAAACATTCATCCTAAGTACAACGTAGTAACCGTTAGCTGCGCATGCGGTAACGAATTTGAATCCGGTTCCGTGAAACAAGCGTTGAAAGTGGAGATCTGCTCCAACTGCCATCCTTTCTTCACAGGAAAACAAAAATTCGTTGATGCAGGCGGCCGTGTAGACCGTTTCAAACGCAAATACAATCTGTAA